A window of the Melospiza melodia melodia isolate bMelMel2 chromosome 25, bMelMel2.pri, whole genome shotgun sequence genome harbors these coding sequences:
- the LOC134429324 gene encoding LOW QUALITY PROTEIN: scale keratin-like (The sequence of the model RefSeq protein was modified relative to this genomic sequence to represent the inferred CDS: deleted 2 bases in 1 codon), which produces MEQSNARAAIKAQPEPEWSKQCPGHLLLLGNKAALSCRAPSHPTKMSCYDLCPPRTSADLCPVPRTSVAVPQPIAESCNELCARQCPDSSAFIQPPPVVVTFPGPILSSFPQQAVVGSSGAPAFGGSLGLGGLYGACATQASGGLCTFGRAYAAPACSPCALPRYSKKLWDTCGPC; this is translated from the exons ATGGAGCAGAGCAATGCCAGGGCTGCTATAAAAGCCCAGCCTGAGCCAGAGTGGAGCAAGCAGTGCCCtggccaccttctcctcctcgGGAACAA GGCTGCCCTCTCTTGCAGAGCACCCTCGCATCCCACT AAGATGTCCTGCTACGACCTGTGCCCACCCAGGACCAGCGCTgacctctgcccagtgcccaggACCAGCgtggctgtgccccagcccatcgCTGAGAGCTGCAACGAGCTGTGCGCCCGCCAGTGCCCTGACTCGTCTGCCTTCATCCAGCCCCCGCCCGTGGTGGTCACCTTCCCCggccccatcctcagctccttcccccagcaggcCGTGGTGGGCTCCTCTGGAGCACCGGCCTTTggtggctccctggggctgggcggCCTCTATGGCGCCTGCGCCACCCAGGCCTCGGGGGGCCTCTGCACCTTTGGCAGAGCCTACGCTGCTCCCGCCTGCAGCCCTTGTGCCCTGCCCCGCTACAGCAAGAAGCTCTGGGACACCTGCGGGCCCTGCTAG
- the LOC134429298 gene encoding scale keratin-like, translated as MSCYDLCPPRTTADLCPVPRTSVAVPQPIAESCNELCARQCPDSSAFIQPPPVVVTFPGPILSSFPQQAVVGSSGAPAFGGSLGLGGLYGAGATQASGGLCTFGRAYAAPACSPCALPRYSKKLWDTCGPC; from the coding sequence ATGTCCTGCTACGACCTGTGCCCACCCAGGACCACCGCTGacctgtgcccagtgcccaggaCCAGCgtggctgtgccccagcccattGCTGAGAGCTGCAACGAGCTGTGCGCCCGCCAGTGCCCCGACTCGTCTGCCTTCATCCAGCCCCCACCCGTGGTGGTCACCTTCCCCggccccatcctcagctccttcccccagcaggcCGTGGTGGGCTCCTCTGGAGCACCGGCCTTTggcggctccctggggctgggcggCCTCTATGGCGCCGGCGCCACCCAGGCCTCGGGGGGCCTCTGCACCTTTGGCAGAGCCTAcgctgctcctgcctgcagcccttGCGCCCTGCCCCGCTACAGCAAGAAGCTCTGGGACACCTGCGGGCCCTGCTAG
- the LOC134429326 gene encoding LOW QUALITY PROTEIN: scale keratin-like (The sequence of the model RefSeq protein was modified relative to this genomic sequence to represent the inferred CDS: deleted 2 bases in 1 codon): MAALSCRAPSHPTKMSCYDLCPPRTSAELCPVPRTSVAVPQPIAESCNELCARQCPDSSAFIQPPPVVVTFPGPILSSFPQRAVVGSSGAPAFGGSLGLGGLYGAGATQASGGLCTFGRAYAAPACSPCALPRYSKKLWDTCGSC, encoded by the exons ATGGCTGCCCTCTCTTGCAGAGCACCCTCGCATCCCACT AAGATGTCCTGCTACGACCTGTGCCCACCCAGGACCAGCgctgagctgtgcccagtgcccaggaCCAGCgtggctgtgccccagcccatcgCTGAGAGCTGCAACGAGCTGTGCGCCCGCCAGTGCCCCGACTCGTCTGCCTTCATCCAGCCCCCGCCTGTGGTGGTCACCTTCCCCggccccatcctcagctccttcccccagcgGGCCGTGGTGGGCTCCTCCGGAGCACCGGCCTTTggcggctccctggggctgggcggCCTCTATGGCGCCGGCGCCACCCAGGCCTCGGGGGGCCTCTGCACCTTTGGCAGAGCCTAcgctgctcctgcctgcagcccttGTGCCCTGCCCCGCTACAGCAAGAAGCTCTGGGACACCTGCGGGTCCTGCTAG
- the LOC134429321 gene encoding LOW QUALITY PROTEIN: scale keratin-like (The sequence of the model RefSeq protein was modified relative to this genomic sequence to represent the inferred CDS: deleted 2 bases in 1 codon): MSSLTHHILDSRDGNQEWAPAARLMVQRAQPGPEWSKQCPGHLLLLGNKAALSCRAPSHPTKMSCYDLCPPRTSADLCPVPRTSVAVPQPIAESCNELCARQCPDSSAFIQPPPVVVTFPGPILSSFPQQAVVGSSGAPAFGGSLGLGGLYGAGATQASGGLCTFGRAYAAPACSPCALPRYSKKLWDTCGPC, translated from the exons ATGTCCTCCCTGACACATCACATACTTGATAGCCGGGATGGCAACCAGGAATGGGCCCCAGCAGCTCGTTTAATGGTCCAaaggg cccagcctgggccagagtGGAGCAAGCAGTGCCCtggccaccttctcctcctcgGAAACAA GGCTGCCCTCTCTTGCAGAGCACCCTCGCATCCCACT AAGATGTCCTGCTACGACCTGTGCCCACCCAGGACCAGCGCTGacctgtgcccagtgcccaggaCCAGCgtggctgtgccccagcccatcgCTGAGAGCTGCAACGAGCTGTGCGCCCGCCAGTGCCCCGACTCGTCTGCCTTCATCCAGCCCCCGCCTGTGGTGGTCACCTTCCCCggccccatcctcagctccttcccccagcaggcCGTGGTGGGCTCCTCCGGAGCACCGGCCTTTggcggctccctggggctgggcggCCTCTATGGTGCCGGCGCCACCCAGGCCTCGGGGGGCCTCTGCACCTTTGGCAGAGCCTACGCTGCTCCCGCCTGCAGCCCTTGTGCCCTGCCCCGCTACAGCAAGAAGCTCTGGGACACCTGTGGGCCCTGCTAG
- the LOC134429221 gene encoding scale keratin-like: protein MSCYDLCSMGGCVLRPQPLADSGNDPCVRQCPDSTTVIQPPAVVVTFPGPILSSFPQDSVVGSAGAPVLAASGASGAYGGFGSGGYGGFGFGGYGGYGSLGYGGLWGYGGSSLGFGGLGSCGGSSLGYRGLYGFGRSFGSCGSRSSRFGGYRRGSCGSC from the exons ATGTCCTGCTATGACCTGTGCTCCATGGGTGGCT GCGTCCTccggccccagcccctggctgacAGCGGGAACGATCCGTGTGTCCGTCAGTGCCCCGACTCCACCACCGTGATCCAGCCTCCCGCCGTGGTGGTCACCTTCCCCggccccatcctcagctccttccctcagGATTCTGTGGTGGGATCTGCTGGAGCTCCCGTCCTCGCCGCCTCTGGGGCCTCCGGGGCCTATGGAGGATTTGGCTCTGGGGGTTATGGGGGATTTGGCTTTGGTGGCTATGGGGGTTACGGATCCCTGGGCTATGGgggtctgtggggctatgggGGCTCCTCGCTGGGCTTTGGGGGTCTGGGTTCCTGTGGGGGCTCCTCCCTGGGTTACCGGGGTCTGTATGGCTTTGGGAGATCCTTTGGCTCCTGCGGCTCTCGGTCCTCCCGCTTCGGCGGCTACCGCCGTGGCAGCTGCGGCTCCTGCTAA
- the LOC134429323 gene encoding LOW QUALITY PROTEIN: scale keratin-like (The sequence of the model RefSeq protein was modified relative to this genomic sequence to represent the inferred CDS: deleted 2 bases in 1 codon) — MAALSCRAPSHPTKMSCYDLCPPRTSADLCPPRTSVAVPQPIAESCNDLCARQCPDSSAFIQPPPVVVTFPGPILSSFPQQAVVGSSGAPAFGGSLGLGGLYGAGATQASGGLCTFGRAYAAPACSPCALPRYSKKLWSTCGPC, encoded by the exons ATGGCTGCCCTCTCTTGCAGAGCACCCTCGCATCCCACT AAGATGTCCTGCTACGACCTGTGCCCACCCAGGACCAGCGCTGACCTGTGCCCACCCAGGACCAGtgtggctgtgccccagcccatcgCTGAGAGCTGCAACGATCTGTGCGCCCGCCAGTGCCCCGACTCGTCTGCCTTCATCCAGCCCCCGCCCGTGGTGGTCACCTTCCCCggccccatcctcagctccttcccccagcaggcCGTGGTGGGCTCCTCCGGAGCACCGGCCTTTggcggctccctggggctgggcggCCTCTATGGCGCCGGCGCCACCCAGGCCTCGGGGGGCCTCTGCACCTTTGGCAGAGCCTACGCTGCTCCCGCCTGCAGCCCTTGCGCCCTGCCCCGCTACAGCAAGAAGCTCTGGAGCACCTGCGGGCCCTGCTAG
- the LOC134429279 gene encoding scale keratin-like yields MSCYDLCPTSVAVPQPIAESCNELCARQCPDSSAFIQPPPVVVTFPGPILSSFPQQAVVGSSGAPAFGGSLGLGGLYGAGATQASGGLCTFGRAYAAPACSPCALPRYSKKLWDTCGPC; encoded by the exons ATGTCCTGCTACGACCTCTGCCC GACCAGCgtggctgtgccccagcccatcgCTGAGAGCTGCAACGAGCTGTGCGCCCGCCAGTGCCCCGACTCGTCTGCCTTCATCCAGCCCCCGCCTGTGGTGGTCACCTTCCCCggccccatcctcagctccttcccccagcaggcCGTGGTGGGCTCCTCCGGAGCACCGGCCTTTggcggctccctggggctgggcggCCTCTATGGCGCCGGCGCCACCCAGGCCTCGGGGGGACTCTGCACCTTTGGCAGAGCCTACGCTGCTCCCGCCTGCAGCCCTTGCGCCCTGCCCCGCTACAGCAAGAAGCTCTGGGACACCTGCGGGCCCTGCTAG
- the LOC134429327 gene encoding LOW QUALITY PROTEIN: scale keratin-like (The sequence of the model RefSeq protein was modified relative to this genomic sequence to represent the inferred CDS: deleted 3 bases in 2 codons), with the protein MAALSCRAPSHPTKMSCYDLCPPRTSAELCPVPRTSVAVPQPIAESCNELCARQCPDSSAFIQPPPVVVTFPGPILSSFPQQAVVGSSGAPAFGGSLGLGGLYGAGATQASGSLCTFGRAYAAPACSPCTLPRYSKKLWDTCGSC; encoded by the exons ATGGCTGCCCTCTCTTGCAGAGCACCCTCGCATCCCACT AAGATGTCCTGCTACGACCTGTGCCCACCCAGGACCAGCgctgagctgtgcccagtgcccaggaCCAGCgtggctgtgccccagcccatcgCTGAGAGCTGCAACGAGCTGTGCGCCCGCCAGTGCCCCGACTCGTCTGCCTTCATCCAGCCCCCGCCCGTGGTGGTCACCTTCCCCggccccatcctcagctccttcccccagcaggcCGTGGTGGGCTCCTCTGGAGCACCGGCCTTTggcggctccctggggctgggcggCCTCTATGGCGCCGGTGCCACCCAGGCCTCGGGGAGCCTCTGCACCTTTGGCAGAGCCTACgctgct ccagcctgcagcCCTTGCACCCTGCCCCGCTACAGCAAGAAGCTCTGGGACACCTGCGGGTCCTGCTAG
- the LOC134429247 gene encoding scale keratin-like yields MSCYDLCPPRTTADLCPPRTSVAVPQPIAESCNELCARQCPDSSAFIQPPPVVVTFPGPILSSFPQQAVVGSSGAPAFGGSLGLGGLYGTGATQASGGLCTFGRAYAAPACSPCALPRYSKKLWDTCGPC; encoded by the coding sequence ATGTCCTGCTACGACCTGTGCCCACCCAGGACCACCGCTGACCTGTGCCCACCCAGGACCAGCgtggctgtgccccagcccattGCTGAGAGCTGCAACGAGCTGTGCGCCCGCCAGTGCCCCGACTCGTCTGCCTTCATCCAGCCCCCGCCCGTGGTGGTCACCTTCCCCggccccatcctcagctccttcccccagcaggcCGTGGTGGGCTCCTCCGGAGCACCGGCCTTTggcggctccctggggctgggcggCCTCTATGGCACCGGCGCCACCCAGGCCTCGGGGGGCCTCTGCACCTTTGGCAGAGCCTACGCTGCTCCCGCCTGCAGCCCTTGCGCCCTGCCCCGCTACAGCAAGAAGCTCTGGGACACCTGCGGGCCCTGCTAG
- the LOC134429322 gene encoding LOW QUALITY PROTEIN: scale keratin-like (The sequence of the model RefSeq protein was modified relative to this genomic sequence to represent the inferred CDS: deleted 2 bases in 1 codon), translated as MGSRNTSKELEHQGLARLELSNARAAIKAQPGPEWSKQCPGHLLLLGNKAALSCRAPSHPTKMSCYDLCPPRTSADLCPVPRTSVAVPQPIAESCNELCARQCPDSSAFIQPPPVVVTFPGPILSSFPQQAVVGSSGAPAFGGSLGLGGLYGAGATQASGGLCTFGRAYAAPACSPCALPRYSKKLWDTCGPC; from the exons ATGGGGTCCAGGAACACCAGTAAGGAGCTGGAGCATCAGGG attggccaggctggagctgagcaaTGCCAGGGCTGCTAtaaaagcccagcctgggccagagtGGAGCAAGCAGTGCCCTGGCCACCTTCTCCTCCTTGGGAACAA GGCTGCCCTCTCTTGCAGAGCACCCTCGCATCCCACT AAGATGTCCTGCTACGACCTGTGCCCACCCAGGACCAGCGCTGacctgtgcccagtgcccaggaCCAGtgtggctgtgccccagcccatcgCTGAGAGCTGCAACGAGCTGTGTGCCCGCCAGTGCCCCGACTCGTCTGCCTTCATCCAGCCCCCGCCCGTGGTGGTCACCTTCCCCggccccatcctcagctccttcccccagcaggcCGTGGTGGGCTCCTCTGGAGCACCGGCCTTTggcggctccctggggctgggcggCCTCTATGGCGCCGGCGCCACCCAGGCCTCGGGGGGCCTCTGCACCTTTGGCAGAGCCTACGCTGCTCCCGCCTGCAGCCCTTGTGCCCTGCCCCGCTACAGCAAGAAGCTCTGGGACACCTGTGGGCCCTGCTAG
- the LOC134429200 gene encoding scale keratin-like has product MSCYDLCPPRTTAELCPVPRTSVAVPQPIAESCNELCTRQCPDSSAFIQPPPVVVTFPGPILSSFPQQAVVGSSGAPAFGGSLGLGGLYGAGATQASGGLCTFGRAYAAPACSPCALPRYSKKLWDTCGPC; this is encoded by the coding sequence ATGTCCTGCTACGACCTGTGCCCACCCAGGACCACCgctgagctgtgcccagtgcccaggaCCAGCgtggctgtgccccagcccatcgCTGAGAGCTGCAACGAGCTGTGCACCCGCCAGTGCCCCGACTCGTCTGCCTTCATCCAGCCCCCACCTGTGGTGGTCACCTTCCCCggccccatcctcagctccttcccccagcaggcCGTGGTGGGCTCCTCCGGAGCACCGGCCTTTggcggctccctggggctgggcggCCTCTATGGCGCCGGCGCCACCCAGGCCTCGGGGGGCCTCTGCACCTTTGGCAGAGCCTACGCTGCTCCCGCCTGCAGCCCTTGTGCCCTGCCCCGCTACAGCAAGAAGCTCTGGGACACCTGCGGGCCCTGCTAG
- the LOC134429320 gene encoding LOW QUALITY PROTEIN: scale keratin-like (The sequence of the model RefSeq protein was modified relative to this genomic sequence to represent the inferred CDS: deleted 2 bases in 1 codon) — protein sequence MAALSCRAPSHPTKMSCYDLCPPRTSADLCPVPRTSVAVPQPIAESCNELCARQCPDSSAFIQPPPVVVTFPGPILSSFPQQAVVGSSGAPAFGGSLGLGGLYGAGATQASGGLCTFGRAYAAPACSPCALPRYSKKLWDTCGPC from the exons ATGGCTGCCCTCTCTTGCAGAGCACCCTCGCATCCCACT AAGATGTCCTGCTATGACCTGTGCCCACCCAGGACCAGCGCTGacctgtgcccagtgcccaggaCCAGCgtggctgtgccccagcccatcgCTGAGAGCTGCAACGAGCTGTGCGCCCGCCAGTGCCCCGACTCGTCTGCCTTCATCCAGCCCCCGCCCGTGGTGGTCACCTTCCCCggccccatcctcagctccttcccccagcaggcCGTGGTGGGCTCCTCCGGAGCACCGGCCTTTggcggctccctggggctgggcggCCTCTATGGCGCCGGTGCCACCCAGGCCTCGGGGGGCCTCTGCACCTTTGGCAGAGCCTACGCTGCTCCCGCCTGCAGCCCTTGTGCCCTGCCCCGCTACAGCAAGAAGCTCTGGGACACCTGCGGGCCCTGCTAG
- the LOC134429325 gene encoding LOW QUALITY PROTEIN: scale keratin-like (The sequence of the model RefSeq protein was modified relative to this genomic sequence to represent the inferred CDS: deleted 2 bases in 1 codon), giving the protein MAALSCRAPSHPTKMSCYDLCPPRTSADLCPVPRTSVAVPQPIAESCNELCARQCPDSSAFIQPPPVVVTFPGPILSSFPQQAVVGSSGAPAFGGSLGLGGLYGAGATQASGGLCTFGRAYAAPACSPCALPRYSKKLWDTCGPC; this is encoded by the exons ATGGCTGCCCTCTCTTGCAGAGCACCCTCGCATCCCACT AAGATGTCCTGCTACGACCTGTGCCCACCCAGGACCAGCGCTgacctctgcccagtgcccaggACCAGCgtggctgtgccccagcccatcgCTGAGAGCTGCAACGAGCTGTGCGCCCGCCAGTGCCCTGACTCGTCTGCCTTCATCCAGCCCCCACCCGTGGTGGTCACCTTCCCCggccccatcctcagctccttcccccagcaggcCGTGGTGGGCTCCTCCGGAGCACCGGCCTTTggcggctccctggggctgggcggCCTCTATGGCGCCGGCGCCACCCAGGCCTCGGGGGGCCTCTGCACCTTTGGCAGAGCCTACGCTGCTCCCGCCTGCAGCCCTTGTGCCCTGCCCCGCTACAGCAAGAAGCTCTGGGACACCTGCGGGCCCTGCTAG